DNA sequence from the Sediminibacillus dalangtanensis genome:
ACTTGGAAGGAGATTTGTACAGCAGAATCGGGGAAACATCGGATGAATTGCAACAAGAGCTGGGAAAACCAGTACGCAAAGATAAAAGTTCATATGGGTACGACTGGTGGGTCTACACCACCGAAGAAAATCAATATATGCAATTTGGTGTGGAGGATGGACAAGTTGTCACTATCTTCGCAACAGGTGAAGATTTATCAATTGATCCAGTCAACATCGGACAATCATACGATGAAGCAGCCGCACATTTTGAATTTACCAAAGAAGTATCTATATCGGAAGGGATTACTTCCTATAGGTTCCAATTGACAGACGAGGAGTTAAAAGTACGCCCATTAGTAAAGCTGGACAAGCAAACTTATATGCAGTTATATTTTGATACATTCACGGATAAATTATCCTCTGTCAGGGTAGTAACCCAAGATATTTTATTGAAACAACGTCCATACGAAATATACTACCGCGGCCAGCTTCCTGAGAAACCGGAGTTAACCGATGCAGAATGGGAAGATGTACAAAAAGGTATGGAGAAGCAAATATTTGACATTACTAATGTCATTAGAAAACGGCACGATAAAGGCTCGCTCAGTTGGGATGATCCTATAGCAGAGGTTGCCTTTTCACACAGTAAAGACATGTCGGATAATAATTATTTTTCCCATTATTCTCAGAACGGCGAAGGGTTAAAGGAACGGCTTAGTGAACATGACATTTATTACTTGTCTGCTGGAGAAAACATAGCGGCTCAATACACAGATGGACCTGCTGCTGTGGAAGGATGGCTGAATAGCGAAGGACATCGTGAAGCACTTTTAAAGGATGGTTACACCCATTTAGGCGTTGGTGTTTATCGGTATTACTATACGCAAAATTTCATGCAAAAACCTTAGTACTATGCAAGTGACAGGGATAAAAGTATAAAGGAAAAAGCAAAAACCGAGCGA
Encoded proteins:
- a CDS encoding CAP domain-containing protein produces the protein MRGIGRLIVLLLIGAGVFYLVKIGDFNPDEAVQKVEQKLKTKETKMESKSTPDHFTPNIDLEGDLYSRIGETSDELQQELGKPVRKDKSSYGYDWWVYTTEENQYMQFGVEDGQVVTIFATGEDLSIDPVNIGQSYDEAAAHFEFTKEVSISEGITSYRFQLTDEELKVRPLVKLDKQTYMQLYFDTFTDKLSSVRVVTQDILLKQRPYEIYYRGQLPEKPELTDAEWEDVQKGMEKQIFDITNVIRKRHDKGSLSWDDPIAEVAFSHSKDMSDNNYFSHYSQNGEGLKERLSEHDIYYLSAGENIAAQYTDGPAAVEGWLNSEGHREALLKDGYTHLGVGVYRYYYTQNFMQKP